The genome window CCTCTCCGATCCGCAGGCCCGGCTGCCGAGCTTCCACCGCTATGGCACGCTGGAATATCCTTTCCCCGTCGCGATCAAGACCGGCACCTCCCAAGGCTACCGGGATGCCTGGGCGATGGCCTATTCCGAAAAAGTCATCGTCGGCGTCTGGATCGGCCGCGGTGATGCCGGCACCATGAGCAGGATGACCGGCGCCGGAAGTGCCGCCCGCCTCGTGCACGCGATCATCGACCGGGTTCATGGCAACAAGCCCGGAGACATCGCCGATGCGCGCTTTCCGACGCCGCCGGACCGCAAACCGATGGAGGTTTGCGTCGTCAATGGACAGTCAAATGACAACACCTGCAGCCAGACGCTGGTGGAATGGCTTAAGCCTGATGAGATGCCAAAGGTGGCTGCGCTATCGTTTCGTCCGGACGCCAACCTCAAATCTTTGCCGATCAGTGCAGCAGCCGGGAGGAGCCATTCACTCGCCGGTGCCGATGCCTCCAACCCGCAGATCCATCTCGCCATATCAACACCTGCGCGCAACAGTCAGATTTGGCGCAATCCGGAACAGCCCGCCGCCTTCGACCGTCTGCCTCTGAAGGCCGATGTCCAGCCGCATGTGCCGCAAATCGTCTGGTATGTCGACGGCCAGCCCTTCGCCGTCACCGACCCCGACCGGCCTGTCTTCTGGCCCATCCAGAGCGGCGAACACCGCTTCCAAATCCGCCTGCCCTACCGCGACGAAACCTCTGCAGTCGTACCGGTATATGTGCAATGAGACCGGTTGAAAACCAATCGCCTTAGCGCAGGTCCGCCGTCTGCGAGAGAAACCATTCCACCAGGATGTTGAGCTTATCCTGTTCGGTTCGACGCTCGTTGGCCACCAGAAAGAAGGCGCCTCCCGTCTTCACCGAAACGTCTAACGGCCTCACCAGAAGCTTGTTTTGAAGCAAGAGCTGGGCGGAGAAATTCCATCCAAGGGCAATCCCCTCCCCCGATAGGGCTCCCTGCATGACCAATTGATAGTCATTCAGCACCATGTTTGGTGCTGCATCTACCGATCCCGCCCCCACGAGGTTGAACCATTCTCCCCAACTGAGCCGCTTGCGATGCGGATCGAAGGAATGAAGGAGGTGGTGATCGGACAAATCCGCCACAGCGGTAACGGGAGCATGGTTCGACAGATAGGCGGGCGAGCATACAGGGAACACCACCTCGTCAGAGACAAACCAGCGGGACGGCGGAACAGGCCATTCATTCAGAGAGCGTTCGATGGCCATATCTGCGGCCGCCTAAATCGTCGCTTCCATTCCTAAATGCCCGCTGCGGCGGGCCAAGATGAAGGACGCCGAGATCGTCCCACCTGCGATTAAAGCGTTCGGTGTACCTTTCGCAAAAGATAGCCCCCTTCACCGGCTCCAAGGTGGAACAACATCGTCGGCCCCTTCGCTACCCACCGCAATCCAGGTCCAGCCACATCGCCTTATCGAAATCCTCGACGGACGCGACGCCCGTCTTGATGAGGTGGATCGCGTTGACAAACCAGCTCAGAGGATATCTCCCATCGCCACTCCGCGAGGCTGGTGTCCTTGTTCCGAAGCAGCAAGATCCGTCAGAACGAAATCGATGAATTCCTGCACATGCGGCTTGTCCAGGGATGCTCGGTTCACCTTCAAATAATATCCCCGATCGACGCGAAGAGGGGCATCGAACAATGTGCGGAGCGCGCCTGCGTCCAGCAGCGATCGTACGAGATGATGCCACCCCAGAACGATTCCCTCGCCCTTGATCGCTGCGTTCACGAGAAGCGGATAATTGTTGCTGATCATGATGGGCGATAAGTGCGGCACATCGAGACCGTTCGCCCGGAACCAATCGTCCCAAGTGACTGGGTGCCATCCGATGGCGTCGGAGGTCCAGTGCTTGCGATGCAGGTCGAGCAAATCCGCTTGCCCCAGGCTTAGGGGGTCCGGAAATGGCCCGTGGCGTTCGAGATAATCCGGACTGCATACCGGTTGAACAATATCCGGAAAGAGGTAGCGGAGATTTTCCCCGACCTCGCAGCGTTCGTTTCCACAAATCAGGGAAAGATCGACCTCGTCGAAGTTCCTCAATGTGTCGTCCTCGTCTGAGGCCAGAAGCACGAACCTCACGTCAGGCCGCTCGGAACGGAACCTGTCCACAAGGGATTTCAGCCAGAAGGCGATCGCCGCATTGGTACCCGAACAGGTGATCATGGGAAGATCAGACGGAGCATTAATATCGTTGATCGCATCGCAAATCTTGTCCAGGCCGCCGCTGACGGCAGTCAAGAGTCGTTGGCCATCGAATGTCAGTTCGAGGCTGTTGTGCTTGCGGATGAACAAGGTAACACCCAGCGATTTTTCGAGGCCACGGATCTGCTGGCTAATAGCGGCCTGGGTCACGTTGAGCTCGTTCCCGGCGAGGGTAAAGCTGAGATGCTTCGCCGCAACTTCGAAAGTGGCGAACGAACCGAGGGAGGGAAGGTAACGGCGTTTGATTAGCATCCAATAACATCGTCGTCAGAGGGATCGTCGATAACAAAGTCGCATGTCTTTTCCGACACGCAAAGGCCGCTGCGACATTTCATAGTCGCGACTGAAGAACTATGTCGCGAGGCATCCGAATTGCGATTCAGCACCGATCTTGGGCTATTGAGACTTTCTGTGTGAGAGTGGGATGCGACACTCCACCTCACACAGAAGCCTATCACGCAATAGCCACTAACGGCTTTGGACACTTGCCAAAACAATCTGCCAGCTAGTGCGAATACCCCGCGGCCGTTTCACTAAGGCTCTTCCCTCTTGTCTCAGGCGCCCACAATTGAGACACCAGCGCGCCGCTGAAGACGACACCCGCCGCGACCAGCATGGCCGCCGAAACTCCGAATTTCTCCACGCCTATCGGCAACAGGAAGGTGCCCATACCCGCGCCGATCCGGCTGACAGCGGCTGCAAAACCGGTGCCGACGCCACGAACCTCGGTGGGGAACACCTCGCCGGGATAGATACTCGTCAGCGTCCCATTCATCGCATTCAAGAACGAGAAGACGAGGAAGAGACCCAATACCACGGCTGGAGGCGCGCTCGACCACAAGCCAATGACGAGGAAGACGACCATGGTGATCCACTGCGGCGGAACCGTGAACAACCGGCGACCGGCCTTGTCGATCAACGCCACCGTGACGGCGACCCCGATCACAGCAACCATCGACAGTCCCACGCCACCGGCGAGCCCGCCATTGAGGCCGTAGTGCTCCAACACATTGTCTGCGAAGGTCGCGATCGCGAAATACGGCAGGACGTTGCAGAACCAGAACCACGAAACGAAAGCAGTCATTCGCCAGTACTTCGCAGAGAAGAGTTCCGAGAACTGGCCATGACGAACCTCTTCGTTCTCCATGTCCGCCATATCCCCGGCGCTCTCCAGATATTTGCGTGCGATGGCGCGGGCCTCGTTCTTGCGCCCCTTGCTCCACAGCCAGCGCGGCGACTCCGGCAGGCCGAGCCGGGCGACGAACAAGACGACCGCGATAAGCGTGCTCGTGCCGATGATGAAACGCCACGGCAGCGGTGTCGGCAGGTTCAGAATGTAACCCGCCGTGTACCCGATCATGAATCCGCCATACCAGGCGAGGATCGTGACGCCCATCAGGCGCCCCCGCAAACGGGCGGGCGCAAACTCCGACATCAGCGGCCAGCCGACCGAGTACTCCGCACCTATGGCAACGCCCATCAGCAGCCGCACCACAAACAACATCTCAACCGAATTGATGAAGAACTGCATCGCCGATGCGATCACGAACAGCGCCATGTCGATCATGAAGAGCGGCTTTCGGCCGAACTTGTCGCCAGCCCATCCGCCGAGCGGCGAGCCGATCAATATCCCGAACAGCGCAGCGGACGCGATCAGCCCCATGTCGGCCGTCGACATACCCATATCTTGCTTCATCACGGTGGTTACAGGGCCGATGACCCCGAGGATGTAACCATCGAGCAGCATTCCGCCCGTGAGAACGGCTATCATCCTTATCATGAAGCGTCTTTTGAACGCGGTGGATGTGTCCTCCCCGATGGTCACGCCTGCAACGGCTGCTTCCCTCTCCAGTAACATTGTCTCCTCCTTTGGCTAGCGATAAACATTTCCTATTGCTGCGGCTTGTCTCAGGGATGGGGATGCCACACCGGCCGATCCAGTGATCGCCAGAGGGGCTCTTCCCAAATGCACTGATTTCTCAAAGGCCGCGGTAACTTCGTGGACAGCGGCTACGTCGAAGCCATCGGTGCGCATAGGTCGATGGCTGCCGCGGCAATATCCCGACAATCGAGGAATATGTCCGTGATGCCTGCTGGACATCGGTGCCGCCCCTTCGTCCAGGCAAGGAAACGTCGCCGATCGGCACGGTATGCGGTCAATCTCCGGACACGACGATGTCGTTCAGATCTCGGCAATGAGAATGGAATTGCGGATTACGGCCATGGGTATGATGTTGATGGCAAGGCCCGTCGCAATGTGATGCCTGATCATTGGCACTCCTCCGAGTGGTAAAATTCCTGATGAGCGACGGTCCGACAATGTTGCATTTTGGGTATTGGGACCGGTTATGGCAAACGAGGATCTTCATGAGCGCAGCATAAGGTGCGCGTTATCCTGTCGGCTCAGGGCCAATGTTGATATTAGTGGGAATGTTTAAGGAAGACCCGTTTACGTGCCAAGCGACAGCCGCTTTGCGGTCACGAGCGTCCTCGTTGGTCGATCCAATTCCAGGATCCGTCTGCATGACACTCTAGCACAGCATCATATGCCTCCCGCTGGGTATCCGCTTCCGCCAAGTTTACGCAGGCAATCTTTCGCTCGGCAAGGAGTGCAAGGATGTCGCGCAGCTGGTCGTGACCGAAGATCACGTCTGCATTTTCAAAAAAGACATGGGAGGGGGCTGCGATAAGGACCCCCGCAATTGCCACAATCTGTTGGTCGCGTGGCGACAACCGGGTCGACCAGTCGTCCTCCTTATCGAGATCGTCGGTTTCCAGAACGGGTGCAAATCCCAACCGTTTGAGGAGAGAAAGGATCTGCTCATCCGTCACGTCGCTCGACCGCCCCGATGGCACAAGTATCTGCCGCAGAGTTCCGAGAGCAAGATGAGTGCGTTGGGCGAGAAAACGCAACTGATCGCGTGCGGGACGAATGATGCGCCCCTCTCCGGATATGCCAATCCCGGCAGTTGCGCGAAACAGCGCGGTGGCCGCCGCATTGTCGTCTCCCACTACGACCACACGGGCGTCCGCAGGGAAGGTCGCCGAAAGATCCTTGAGTAGCGCATGGCCCGTCGCCGAGGTGAGCGTAACGTGGTCATAGGCAAGATGACCATCGTGCTCAACGATTTCCAGGTTGGTTTTCGTTGGCTGACTAGCATCTTCGATCGCCTCAATGAGGGAGCTGATGCGCGCCACGACTACCGCGAAATTGGAAATCGATTTGAATTGGCTGACGATAAATGAAAACGCACCGACAAGCATCGCAAAGGCGGCGGCAGACTGGGTAATGACGCCGAACTCCATGTCTCCGCGGATAAATACCGGGGCTATGATGAGAATCGGAATGATCTGAGTCATCCAGTTGTAGCCCGTCGTGAAGAAACCGACATTGCGGTTGATGACGATTATGCGCCTGAAGTTCATGGCAAGTTCATCGAAACGCCTCAGCAAGAGATTGGCGTGCCTTTGCTCTCCTCCGCCAAGCATGATCGATTCCGCGTTTTCGCGCACGCGGATTAAGCTGGACCGGAACGCAGCCTCGCGATCGAGCTGATCGTAGCTCAGACTGATCAGCGGGCGGCCTAGTAGAATCGTCAGGTAAGATCCTGTGGCTGCGTATACGACAGCCGCGATGAATAGCAGCGGACTGATGAGCCAAAGTACGCCTGAGAAGGTCAGGACGGTCAAAAGGCTGTTCAGTAGCATCAATACGAAAGAAAGGGTCGTGATCGTGAAGGCGTTGATGTCATCGGCAATCCGCTGGTCAGGATGGGCGAGCTTGCCCCGAATCCCGACGCGGTAAAACGTCCCTCCGCTCATATAAATACCAACAGCGCGGCGCGTCAGGAATTCCCGCCAGAGCAAGGCCAGCCGCTCTTCCGAGAACCTGGCGATCACCGAGACGATGGTCGATGCCGCGAAAGCCATGGTATACAGGATGGCCTGGCGAATGAATTCGGCCGTCTGCCTTTCGGCGATGGCGGTCATGAAATGCCGACCGACGAAGCTATTGACGACGTTCAAAGCACTGATGCCGCCGAAGAGAGCGACGAGAGCGAAAAGAAGAAACTTGGCTCTTCCGCCCACATCCGATGTCATGAAGATTTTGACCGCACGGACGAACCTTGTTGCCGTCACCTTGAGCGGAATATGCTGGTTATTCATGTTCGCCCCCGTTTTGCGCTGGAGAGAATTTATGGCCTGCGAAAGCGTCTTGACGGAGAACGGCGCTCGCGATCCGGGGAGTACGCGCGAAGTCCGCCAGTGGCTGAGACTTCCGGAAGCATTACAGGTCTCGGCGAACAGCCCGCCTATCAAGCCTTGATCAGCGCCAACGTGTGCCGTGCAATCATCAATTCCTCGTCGGTCGGCACGACATAGACTGCGACCTTGCTGTCCTCACTTGATACCAGCAACTCGCCGGCATCGTTTCGCTCAGGGTCGAGCAACGCTCCAAGCCAGCCTAGCTTTTCGGCAATCCGCGCGCGCATCACTGGCGAATTTTCCCCGACGCCAGCCGTGAAGACGAAGGCGTCCAGCCCACCCAACGCCGCCGCCAGCAAGCCGGCGTTAAGGCCGATGCGATGCACGAAATGGTCGAGTGCCAGCGTCGCACCGGCGTCGCTGCTGGCAAGCAGATCGCGCACGTCGTTGCTGATGCCGGAAAGTCCCTTGAGGCCGGATTCCTTATAGAGAAGGTCCTGCAATTGCTCTACGGTCATGCCGTGTTGCTGGAGCAGATAAAGGAGTACGCCGGGATCGATCTGCCCGCATCGCGTACCCATCGGCAATCCATCGAGGGCCGTGAACCCGAATGTGCACTCGACGCTTCGCCCGCGGTTGAGCGCGCACATGGAGGCGCCGCTTCCGAGATGGGCAACGATGACCCGTCTGCCGCTAATGTCCGGCGCGACTTCGGCCAGCCTTCCAGCCACATATTCGTAGGACAGCCCGTGAAAACCGTAGCGCCGGACACCCTCGTCGAAATAATGCGCCGGAATGGCATAGTGGTCGGCCATCGGATCATGGCCGCGATGGAAGGCGGTATCGAAACAAGCGACTTGAGCTAGCTGCGGTTGGTGCTCCAGCAGGATGCGGATGGGCGCAAGATTGTTTGGCTGATGCAGCGGCGCAAGCGACGTGTACCGCTCCAGTTCCCGCAACAGGTTTTCGTCGATGCGCGCTGGACGCATGTGGTCTGGACCGCCATGGACGACACGGTGACCGACGGTGATCAGCCGCCCCTCATGATGCTCCCGCAGCCATTCCCCCACCAGACGCATCGCCGCCGGCAAGTCGGGAACGGTATCGCGTGGGTAATCTTCGTCCGCCAGCCGATCGCCGCCGGCGCCCTTGATGGTCAGGCGCGGCGCGGTGCCGATCCCTTCCATCCTCCCCTTGATCCGCCGTGCAAGCGTATCCGCCGCGGCGAAGACCTCGAACTTCAGGCTGGAGGAACCGGCATTCACGACGAGGATAGTGTCCATGGCATCAACCGCTCCGCATAGGCTGTTCGAAGTCGCCACCCACCACAAGTCAAGGAACGGGACAGGGTCTCGCGTCCCAGATTTCGGCCGCATACTCGGCGATCGTGCGGTCGCTTGAGAACTTTCCGGAGCTTGCGATGTTGAGCAGCGCTCTACGAGTCCATGCACGAGGATCGCCGTAGAGAGATTGCAAACTCTGGTCCGCTTCCAGATATGAGGTGAGGTCCGCCAGATGTCTGAAGACATCGCCGCTCGTCAGGAGGATATTGCGTAGCGCATCCACGACCCCAGGTTCATGACGGCAGAAATGACCTGATAGGATCAGGTCCAGCACCGCACGGGTTTCGGGTTCGTTGTCGTAATGCCAATGTGGGCTGTACCAGCCGCGGCTCCCCGCGACTTCGTCAGCCGTCAGGCCGAACAGGAAAAAGTTTTCCTCGCCGGCTGCTTCGGCCATTTCGATCGTGGCGCCATCACGAGTGCCGATCGTCAGCGCGCCATTCATCATGAACTTCATGTTGCTGGTACCGCTCGCTTCGTATCCGGCTGTCGAGATCTGGTTGGAGACGTCACTGGCGGGGATGAGGCGCTCTGCCACCGAGACGCAGTAGTCGGGCAGGAAAACGACCTTAAGGCGCCCGCGCACTTGAGGATCAACATCTATCGTGCCGGCGAGGTTATTGAGAAATTTGATTATCAGCTTCGCCACGTTGTAGGCGGGCGCGGCTTTGCCGGAAAAGAAGAAGGTACGCGGCGCCATATCCAGGCCGGGATCTTCGCGGATCCGGTTGTAGAGCGCGACGATTCTCAATGCGTTCAATAATTGCCGCTTGTATTCGTGAATGCGTTTGACCTGGCTGTCAAAGATCGCGCTGGGATCGACGACGATGCCGGCGCTTGACTTCAGCCATCCGGCAAAGCGGTGTTTTACCATACGCTTGGCTTCCCGGACCTGATCGACAAAGCTGTCATCAGCGACAAGCGGTTTTAACCTTTCCAGCTCGCTGAGGTTGGTGATCCATCCCTCGCCGATGGCATCGCTTATGCAACCGGCAAGCTCCGGGTTGGACATGAGCAGCCAGCGTCGGGGTGTCACGCCATTCGTCTTATTGTTGAACCGGCGCGGGAATATCTCCGCGAGGTCCTTGACGGTGGTTTCGCGCAGCAATCTTGAATGGATCTCGGCTACCCCATTGGTGCTGTGCGAGCCGACGATGGCAAGATGGGCCATGCGCACCAGACGCTCGCCACCATGCTCGATCAGGCTCGCCCGCTCGACCCGGCCCTGATCATCCCGAAAGAGGGTGAGGATCTCCTCCCGGAAGCGACGATCAATCTCCAGAATGATCTCAAGGTGACGCGGCAACATCAATTCGAACCACCGCAGCGGCCATTTCTCCAGCGCCTCGGGCAGAAGCGTGTGATTGGTGTAGGCAAGGCAAGCCCTGGTCAGATCCCATGCGTCATCCCAACTGAGATCCGCGTCATCGAGCAGGATGCGCATCAGTTCCGCAACTGCCATGCTCGGATGCGTGTCGTTGAGCTGGATCGCCACCTTGTCGGGCAGAAAATGCCAATCGGTATTATTTGAGCGAAATCGCCGGACGAGGTCGGCAAGGGAACATGCGACCAGGAAATATTCCTGAACGAACCGCAGGCCCTGTCCCATGCTCGTCGAATCGTCGGGGTAAAGAACCCGGGTGACTGTCTCGGCCGTTAGTCGCTGTGCCAGCGCGCTGACGAACTCACCGGCGCCGAAGGTCTGGAAATCGAAGCTTTCCGGTGTTGCAGCCGCCCAAAGCCGGAGCGTATTTATGGTCCTGCCGCCGTAGCCGATGATCGGGCGGTCGTAGGGCATGCCGATCAGGTGGGACGGTCTACCGACCGCGACCCGCAAATTCCCGCCGCGGACCTCGAAGGAGCAGCCGAGTTTGATTTCCACGGCTTCCTGCGGGCGAGCGACCTCCCAGGGATCCGGCCGGCGCAACCAGTTGTCCGGCTGCTCGCGTTGCCAGCCATCGACGATCGTCTGTTTGAAAATCCCGTACTCGTAGCGCAGCCCATATCCCATCGCCGGCAGTTGCATCGTTGCCATCGAATCCAGGAAGCAGGCGGCGAGCCGCCCCAGCCCGCCGTTGCCCAGCCCCGCATCGGGCTCCTCGGCAAGAATGGCCAGTTCGTCTATGTGCTCGTGATCGAAAAAACGTCTGGCGAGCGGATCAAGGCGGAGATTGAGGATATTGTTGCTGAGAGATCGCCCGATCAGGAACTCCATCGACAGATAATAGACCCGCTTCGGGTTCTCCATGCTGTAGGTCTGTTCCGTCCGTTGCCAGCGCTGCGACAGCACATCCCTGACGGATCGGGCAATCGCCTCATATCGCTCACGGTTTCCCGCATTCTCGGGAGCGATAACATTGTCGAACAACAAATGACGCTCATAGAGCCCGTCATGGCTTCCCCTGAATTGGATCGGCCCGCAACCATATTGTTCTGGAAGATGCAGAGAGGAAAGTGACTTGAAATCCTGCGGCTGAACAGCCGCCTTCTCGCTGCTCATGCTACCCCCCTTGCCGTGCCCTGGCAGACACTCCAACAGTTGTAATTGGTTCCCGCATTCACGAGGGCCCGCTTGTGTGGGCGGCTCCGGCACTCTGGTTGCCAAGTCTCCGAAGGTCCAGGGCCCTCTTCTGGTTCTCTAGGTCTCGCGCTTCGGAAAATGATCCACAACGCCAGCGACGCCGCGGACACTCTCGGCAGCGACGCGCGCCGCCTTCCGGCATTCCTCCGTCGAGACATTTCCCCACAAATGCACCACGCCGTTTGCCACGGTCACCGTCAGATCCTGTCCTTCGAGACCGGTATTCTCATTGAGGCGGATCAGGATGCTGCGACGGATCGCTTCATCACCAGGCGCCGTTTCATCGGGCTTGGCGAAGATAATCGCCTGGAGAAGATCGGCGCGGCTCACAATGCCGACGACGGCGCCCGCTCTCGTCACTGGAAGGCGCTTTATGCCGTGCTCCTCCATCAAGTTAGCGACGCGTGCAAGCGGCGTGTCCTCCCCGATGGACACCGGATTGCGGCTCATCACATCGGCAACTTTCCAGGCATTGCTCTTGATGTATGTCCTGGCCTTTTCCTCTGGGGACAACGACTCGTCGGCCATGGTTCGATGACCTAGCTCGGATCTCCGCAACAGATCGCCCTCTGTGATGAGGCCAACCAATTGGCCCTCATCGTCGATAACCGGGATGCCGCTGACACGATTGGCGAGCATCAGCTCTGCGGCCTGCTTGACGCTATTGTCCGGCGAGACCTTGATAATTCTTACCTTCATCACGTCTCTGACCAGCATCACTCCGCCTCCGACGTAGAAATCCAAGCCACAAATTCGCCGTTTCTAATATAGCTCCGCACAAAGGCTGAGACAACTCAGGGACAGTACTGAGCAAGGCCCGCGGAAGCGAAAAATGGGGCTCCGACTATCAATGATTGGGTCTAAGATAGTCGCCTGGCCGTACATCCCCGCAACAGGTTTGGCGCCGCAACGGTAACCGTCAGTGCTCTCTTCGCAGGCTCTCCATCACAGCCACGCGCCGGCAAATCCCGCCCTCCTCAGTCCGCGGACGACTGGCTCGCAATTGCGCGTCAGTTTCCAGAGGAAACCGGTTCTATAGTTCTCGATCATCAGCGCCACCGGACCCTGATCGATCCCAAAATGGTAAGGGCTGGTCCACCACCCCGTTGGGCTGTTCTCATCCTTGAACGTCTGATTGAAAGATGGCTTGAAACCATAGAGCCGCGTCATCCCCAGCTTCAGGGCAGCGAAATTGCGGACGGTTGGAATGACGATCTCAGGCGCAAACGGCAGGGACGCAACGACGACCCAGGGCGAGACGGTACCATCGTCCGGTCCGAAGGGTGCGCCACGCGCGACATAGTCGAAGAATTCGCGGCGCTGACCGCCAATATCCCTGGTCAGCCAGCCGGGGCCGTCGCTTGCGGTGAATCCCCAGCAGTGCTCGCCATATCCCTCGAACCCCAAGGGATTCCGGATCGCATATTCCTGCTGTACGAAGGTGGCTTGCCGACTGTTTTGGAAATAATCGCTGTCATGCTCCCGCATGAATTCATCGCGAATGTCTCGGAAATCGATCCACATATGCGAAAGCTGATGCGTGAAGAGAGGACCGGAATAAAGCAATTCGCGCCC of Rhizobium sp. NXC24 contains these proteins:
- a CDS encoding LysR substrate-binding domain-containing protein; translated protein: MAIERSLNEWPVPPSRWFVSDEVVFPVCSPAYLSNHAPVTAVADLSDHHLLHSFDPHRKRLSWGEWFNLVGAGSVDAAPNMVLNDYQLVMQGALSGEGIALGWNFSAQLLLQNKLLVRPLDVSVKTGGAFFLVANERRTEQDKLNILVEWFLSQTADLR
- a CDS encoding LysR substrate-binding domain-containing protein; translation: MLIKRRYLPSLGSFATFEVAAKHLSFTLAGNELNVTQAAISQQIRGLEKSLGVTLFIRKHNSLELTFDGQRLLTAVSGGLDKICDAINDINAPSDLPMITCSGTNAAIAFWLKSLVDRFRSERPDVRFVLLASDEDDTLRNFDEVDLSLICGNERCEVGENLRYLFPDIVQPVCSPDYLERHGPFPDPLSLGQADLLDLHRKHWTSDAIGWHPVTWDDWFRANGLDVPHLSPIMISNNYPLLVNAAIKGEGIVLGWHHLVRSLLDAGALRTLFDAPLRVDRGYYLKVNRASLDKPHVQEFIDFVLTDLAASEQGHQPRGVAMGDIL
- a CDS encoding MFS transporter translates to MLLEREAAVAGVTIGEDTSTAFKRRFMIRMIAVLTGGMLLDGYILGVIGPVTTVMKQDMGMSTADMGLIASAALFGILIGSPLGGWAGDKFGRKPLFMIDMALFVIASAMQFFINSVEMLFVVRLLMGVAIGAEYSVGWPLMSEFAPARLRGRLMGVTILAWYGGFMIGYTAGYILNLPTPLPWRFIIGTSTLIAVVLFVARLGLPESPRWLWSKGRKNEARAIARKYLESAGDMADMENEEVRHGQFSELFSAKYWRMTAFVSWFWFCNVLPYFAIATFADNVLEHYGLNGGLAGGVGLSMVAVIGVAVTVALIDKAGRRLFTVPPQWITMVVFLVIGLWSSAPPAVVLGLFLVFSFLNAMNGTLTSIYPGEVFPTEVRGVGTGFAAAVSRIGAGMGTFLLPIGVEKFGVSAAMLVAAGVVFSGALVSQLWAPETRGKSLSETAAGYSH
- a CDS encoding SbmA/BacA-like family transporter, giving the protein MNNQHIPLKVTATRFVRAVKIFMTSDVGGRAKFLLFALVALFGGISALNVVNSFVGRHFMTAIAERQTAEFIRQAILYTMAFAASTIVSVIARFSEERLALLWREFLTRRAVGIYMSGGTFYRVGIRGKLAHPDQRIADDINAFTITTLSFVLMLLNSLLTVLTFSGVLWLISPLLFIAAVVYAATGSYLTILLGRPLISLSYDQLDREAAFRSSLIRVRENAESIMLGGGEQRHANLLLRRFDELAMNFRRIIVINRNVGFFTTGYNWMTQIIPILIIAPVFIRGDMEFGVITQSAAAFAMLVGAFSFIVSQFKSISNFAVVVARISSLIEAIEDASQPTKTNLEIVEHDGHLAYDHVTLTSATGHALLKDLSATFPADARVVVVGDDNAAATALFRATAGIGISGEGRIIRPARDQLRFLAQRTHLALGTLRQILVPSGRSSDVTDEQILSLLKRLGFAPVLETDDLDKEDDWSTRLSPRDQQIVAIAGVLIAAPSHVFFENADVIFGHDQLRDILALLAERKIACVNLAEADTQREAYDAVLECHADGSWNWIDQRGRS
- a CDS encoding acetate/propionate family kinase — translated: MDTILVVNAGSSSLKFEVFAAADTLARRIKGRMEGIGTAPRLTIKGAGGDRLADEDYPRDTVPDLPAAMRLVGEWLREHHEGRLITVGHRVVHGGPDHMRPARIDENLLRELERYTSLAPLHQPNNLAPIRILLEHQPQLAQVACFDTAFHRGHDPMADHYAIPAHYFDEGVRRYGFHGLSYEYVAGRLAEVAPDISGRRVIVAHLGSGASMCALNRGRSVECTFGFTALDGLPMGTRCGQIDPGVLLYLLQQHGMTVEQLQDLLYKESGLKGLSGISNDVRDLLASSDAGATLALDHFVHRIGLNAGLLAAALGGLDAFVFTAGVGENSPVMRARIAEKLGWLGALLDPERNDAGELLVSSEDSKVAVYVVPTDEELMIARHTLALIKA
- a CDS encoding glycogen/starch/alpha-glucan phosphorylase, with the translated sequence MSSEKAAVQPQDFKSLSSLHLPEQYGCGPIQFRGSHDGLYERHLLFDNVIAPENAGNRERYEAIARSVRDVLSQRWQRTEQTYSMENPKRVYYLSMEFLIGRSLSNNILNLRLDPLARRFFDHEHIDELAILAEEPDAGLGNGGLGRLAACFLDSMATMQLPAMGYGLRYEYGIFKQTIVDGWQREQPDNWLRRPDPWEVARPQEAVEIKLGCSFEVRGGNLRVAVGRPSHLIGMPYDRPIIGYGGRTINTLRLWAAATPESFDFQTFGAGEFVSALAQRLTAETVTRVLYPDDSTSMGQGLRFVQEYFLVACSLADLVRRFRSNNTDWHFLPDKVAIQLNDTHPSMAVAELMRILLDDADLSWDDAWDLTRACLAYTNHTLLPEALEKWPLRWFELMLPRHLEIILEIDRRFREEILTLFRDDQGRVERASLIEHGGERLVRMAHLAIVGSHSTNGVAEIHSRLLRETTVKDLAEIFPRRFNNKTNGVTPRRWLLMSNPELAGCISDAIGEGWITNLSELERLKPLVADDSFVDQVREAKRMVKHRFAGWLKSSAGIVVDPSAIFDSQVKRIHEYKRQLLNALRIVALYNRIREDPGLDMAPRTFFFSGKAAPAYNVAKLIIKFLNNLAGTIDVDPQVRGRLKVVFLPDYCVSVAERLIPASDVSNQISTAGYEASGTSNMKFMMNGALTIGTRDGATIEMAEAAGEENFFLFGLTADEVAGSRGWYSPHWHYDNEPETRAVLDLILSGHFCRHEPGVVDALRNILLTSGDVFRHLADLTSYLEADQSLQSLYGDPRAWTRRALLNIASSGKFSSDRTIAEYAAEIWDARPCPVP
- a CDS encoding CBS domain-containing protein, with the translated sequence MLVRDVMKVRIIKVSPDNSVKQAAELMLANRVSGIPVIDDEGQLVGLITEGDLLRRSELGHRTMADESLSPEEKARTYIKSNAWKVADVMSRNPVSIGEDTPLARVANLMEEHGIKRLPVTRAGAVVGIVSRADLLQAIIFAKPDETAPGDEAIRRSILIRLNENTGLEGQDLTVTVANGVVHLWGNVSTEECRKAARVAAESVRGVAGVVDHFPKRET